Genomic DNA from uncultured Erythrobacter sp.:
GACGGCATGACCGGCGCGCGCGAAGAAGGCGCGATCGGCTTCGCATCTTTGCGCGGCGGCACCGTGGCTGGCGATCACAGCGTGATCTTTGCGGGCGCAGAAGAGCGGATCACGCTTTCGCACTCGGCAGAGAACCGCATGATCTTCGCGCGCGGCGCGGTGAAGGCAGCCAGCTGGCTGATCGGCAAAGAGCCGGGGCGGTATACGATGAACGATGTGTTGGGGTTATGATTTCGGGCTAGAAACCAGGCCCGGGAAAGGCGCAGGAACATGAAACCGTCAGACTTCATGATCGGCCTGATCAATTTTCTGTCGATCCTGCTTCCGGGCGCGATTGCGACGACGCTTCTACTCCATGTAAGCCCAGAACTGCGCGAATTGTCGGATACTCTGCCGCAGCACGACGTGTTTGCATGGACAGCCTTTTTCGCCGCTGCCTATTTCGCGGGGCATCTGATCTTCCTTGTCGGATCATGGCTTGATCCCGTCTACGATGCCGTGCGTCGGCGGCGGCACCCACTGCCAGAAAAGGAGCCAAAGGACCCGGTCTGGTTCGATCCGATCCTCGACTTTCTGCTCAAGCGCCGTCTGCCATGGGTGAGGAAAGAACCAGATCAGAAGTTTGCCAATTCTTACACAGTGGTCGACACCCTCCGCCGCGACATCATGACCGAGGCAGAGGTTGCGGGCACCAACTCGTTCCAATGGAGCCGAGCGCTGCTGATCCAGAATTGTTCGGCGGCGCACAAGGACATCGAAGTCCACGAAGCAGACCAGAAATTTTTCCGGAGCCTTGTCATACTGTCGTTCGTGCTGGCGGCTGGCGCAGCGATTGCGCTGGAATGGGTCGTGGCCGTAATCGCGCTTGCCGCTATGGTCGCAAGCTTCGTGCGCTACTACAATCGGCGGCTAAAGACGGTAACGCTAGCCTATATCCATGTTCTGACGCTCTACCGCAGCGGCGATCTGAATTTCCGTCCGGTCCGGGATGAACAGGATCAGCCATGATCCGCTGGCGTCGCTGAACCCGCGCGACTATCGCTGAGCGCCATGACCAAAGATCAGATTTTCGAGTTCTTCCGCCGCCTTGCCGAAGACAATCCCGAACCCGAAACCGAGCTGCAATACGGCAACGCCTATCAGCTGGTCGTTGCGGTCGCTTTGTCGGCGCAGGCAACCGATATAGGGGTCAACAAGGCCACGCGGGCATTGTTCGCCAAGGTCGAGACGCCGCAGCAAATGCTCGATCTCGGGCTGGAAGGCCTGATCGAACACATCAAGACAATTGGCCTGTTCAACTCCAAGGCCAAGAACGTAATTGCGCTCTCGCAACTGCTGATCGACGAATATGGCGGCGAAGTTCCCGACACGCGCGAGGATCTGGTGAGGCTGCCCGGCGTAGGTCGAAAAACCGCGAACGTTGTACTCAATTGCTGGTTCCGCCAAGAAACCTTCGCGGTCGACACCCACATCCTGCGCGTCGGCAACCGTACTGGGCTGGCCAAAGGCAAGACACCAGAGAAGGTCGAAGAGAAGCTCGAAAAACGCGTCCCCCAGCCATTCCGCCTGCATGCGCACCACTGGCTGATCCTGCACGGGCGCTATGTCTGCAAAGCACGCACGCCCGAATGCTGGAACTGCAAACTCGTGGACCTGTGCAGCCATCGCAAGAAGGTACTTGAGAGGCCGAAGGGTCGATAAGTCCCGCAATGAAACGGAATTCCGTTGCAAAAACATACTATTAGGAGATCGACGGATCGAGGCGTAGGCTTACGACTCACAACATAGGGGAGAAGAACCATGAAGTTCTCTGCAACGTCCCGCCGCGCTCTGATGCTGAGCGCATGTCTGTCGCTTGCCGCGCCAATGTCTTTTGGACCGGCCTTTGCACAGGACGCAGCCCCGCCCGAAGATGACGAAATCTATGTCGACAGCCAGACGGTCATTGTTACTGCCACACGCGCAACGCCCGGCGGCGCGCAGGATGTGAAACACTTCCGCTCCATCGCGCTAGACGAATTCAGCGAAGACGGCCTGCCCCGCGCTTCCAGCTTCACGGTCGAAGGGCTGTTGAGCGAACACGACCTGATCCTGCCTAGCAAAGGCGGGTGCGAGCAGCTGTTCTGCGTCTCAACTCACGCCATGCCCGCCTCACGCACCGACGATGAACACTTTGTCGGGATCGGGTTCGAAAGCGGGATCGACGCAGAGGCCTATCGCGCCGAACCACTCAGCCTGATCGCAGTGGTCGACCGTTCAGGTTCGATGGGAGGT
This window encodes:
- the nth gene encoding endonuclease III, coding for MTKDQIFEFFRRLAEDNPEPETELQYGNAYQLVVAVALSAQATDIGVNKATRALFAKVETPQQMLDLGLEGLIEHIKTIGLFNSKAKNVIALSQLLIDEYGGEVPDTREDLVRLPGVGRKTANVVLNCWFRQETFAVDTHILRVGNRTGLAKGKTPEKVEEKLEKRVPQPFRLHAHHWLILHGRYVCKARTPECWNCKLVDLCSHRKKVLERPKGR